In Edaphobacter paludis, a single window of DNA contains:
- the pgl gene encoding 6-phosphogluconolactonase, which translates to MPRPVTVTYRISPAPAAVAQAAAQLFADAAKTAAETRGRARIAISGGTTPKAMFALLADPAQPFLKQVPWDKLDLYWVDERCVPPTDADSNYRMTNEVLLSKVPLAPERIHRMEGELDPAVAAARYESTIRNSFRLEGAETPTFDLILLGMGDDGHTASLFPHTEALNDLTDIVTANHVPEKDTWRITLTWPVINQGREVAFLIEGAAKAQVLHDVLLGPYQPETYPSQIIRPASGHLTLLLDSAAASKLPVPEDSGTTGTLELK; encoded by the coding sequence ATGCCCCGTCCCGTCACCGTCACTTACCGTATTTCCCCCGCGCCTGCTGCCGTGGCTCAGGCTGCTGCGCAACTCTTTGCCGATGCCGCGAAAACAGCAGCCGAAACCAGAGGCCGCGCCCGCATCGCCATCTCCGGGGGCACCACACCCAAGGCGATGTTTGCCCTTCTGGCCGACCCCGCCCAGCCATTCCTCAAGCAGGTTCCTTGGGACAAGCTCGATCTCTACTGGGTCGACGAGCGTTGCGTCCCTCCCACCGATGCGGACTCCAACTACCGCATGACCAACGAGGTACTGCTCTCGAAGGTACCCCTCGCCCCCGAGCGCATCCACCGCATGGAAGGTGAGCTCGACCCCGCTGTCGCGGCCGCCCGTTACGAGTCCACCATTCGCAACTCCTTCCGGCTCGAAGGAGCCGAGACACCCACCTTTGATCTCATCCTCCTCGGTATGGGTGACGATGGCCACACTGCCTCGCTCTTCCCGCATACCGAGGCGCTCAACGACCTCACCGACATCGTCACCGCCAACCACGTACCGGAAAAGGACACTTGGCGCATCACCCTCACCTGGCCGGTCATCAACCAGGGAAGGGAAGTGGCCTTCCTCATCGAAGGCGCTGCCAAGGCGCAGGTCCTCCACGACGTTCTCCTCGGCCCCTATCAGCCTGAGACTTACCCCTCACAGATCATCCGTCCAGCCAGCGGACACCTTACCCTCTTGCTTGACTCCGCGGCGGCGTCTAAGCTTCCCGTACCCGAAGATTCAGGGACTACAGGTACGTTGGAGCTCAAATAA
- the zwf gene encoding glucose-6-phosphate dehydrogenase: MPTTTEPHITPAVTPVSPQPERTPDPCVVVIFGASGDLTKRKLLPALYHLEQANLLPKDFAVVGVARRPLEDSFAADMKEGIVAGGGVEESDPKLDPFVDKIQYHAMNFDDASGYDALNKLLAEIDKQFGTCGNRLFYLATAPEYFSDIINFLGQHGMSKPCVGPSSDGKKNWVRTIIEKPFGHDLDSAKALNDEVNKVFDEDQIFRIDHYLGKETVQNILVFRFANGIFENVWNRNYIDHVEITAAESIGIEGRGPFYETAGALRDVVQNHVMELLSFVTMEPPVSFEASAVRAEKVKVWRAIQPIHPADTVRGQYGPGTVDGKPVIGYRQEDRVHPRSQTETYAALRLEIENWRWAGVPFYIRAGKRLAKRVTEITIQFKKPPLLLFKGKDGSKADVQPNIISMRIQPDEGITLRFGAKVPGQGMNISPVNMDFNYAESFGKSSANGYERLLLDAMLGDGTLFAHRDGVEATWALITPILKAWAEKPVKDFPNYAAGTWGPTAADALLEVEGRKWRKL; the protein is encoded by the coding sequence ATGCCAACCACCACCGAACCACACATCACCCCTGCGGTTACGCCTGTCAGCCCGCAGCCCGAGAGGACACCTGACCCCTGCGTCGTCGTCATCTTCGGCGCCTCCGGTGACCTGACCAAGCGCAAGCTCCTGCCCGCGCTCTATCACCTCGAACAAGCCAACCTCCTGCCCAAGGACTTCGCCGTCGTCGGCGTCGCCCGCCGTCCGCTCGAGGACAGCTTCGCCGCCGACATGAAGGAAGGTATCGTCGCCGGCGGCGGCGTCGAGGAGTCTGACCCTAAACTCGATCCCTTCGTCGATAAGATCCAGTACCATGCCATGAACTTCGACGATGCCTCGGGCTATGACGCTCTCAACAAGCTGCTTGCCGAAATCGACAAGCAGTTCGGCACTTGCGGCAACCGGCTCTTCTACCTTGCAACCGCGCCTGAGTACTTCTCCGACATCATTAACTTCCTCGGCCAGCATGGCATGTCGAAGCCCTGTGTCGGTCCTTCGTCGGACGGCAAAAAGAACTGGGTGCGCACCATCATCGAGAAGCCCTTCGGCCACGATCTTGACTCGGCCAAGGCGCTCAATGACGAAGTCAACAAGGTCTTCGACGAAGACCAGATCTTTCGTATCGATCACTACCTCGGTAAAGAGACGGTCCAGAACATCCTGGTCTTCCGCTTCGCCAATGGCATCTTCGAGAACGTCTGGAACCGCAACTACATCGATCACGTCGAAATCACCGCTGCCGAGTCCATCGGCATCGAAGGTCGCGGGCCTTTTTACGAGACTGCCGGTGCACTTCGCGACGTTGTCCAGAACCACGTTATGGAACTACTCAGCTTCGTTACCATGGAGCCACCTGTCTCTTTTGAGGCGTCCGCGGTTCGTGCTGAGAAGGTCAAGGTCTGGCGCGCCATTCAGCCGATTCACCCGGCAGACACCGTTCGCGGCCAGTACGGTCCCGGCACGGTCGATGGCAAGCCTGTTATTGGCTACCGCCAGGAAGACCGCGTCCACCCACGCTCGCAGACAGAGACCTACGCTGCTCTGCGTCTCGAGATTGAAAACTGGCGCTGGGCCGGTGTACCGTTCTACATCCGCGCAGGCAAGCGACTCGCCAAGCGCGTCACCGAGATTACCATCCAGTTCAAGAAGCCACCGCTTCTCCTCTTCAAGGGTAAGGACGGTAGCAAAGCCGATGTGCAGCCGAATATCATCTCCATGCGCATTCAGCCTGACGAGGGTATCACCCTTCGTTTTGGCGCGAAGGTTCCCGGACAGGGAATGAATATCAGTCCGGTCAATATGGACTTTAACTATGCCGAATCGTTCGGCAAGTCCTCCGCTAACGGCTATGAGCGGCTCCTGCTCGATGCCATGCTTGGCGACGGCACGCTCTTCGCTCATCGCGATGGAGTGGAAGCTACGTGGGCACTCATTACCCCCATCCTCAAGGCCTGGGCGGAGAAGCCGGTCAAGGACTTCCCCAACTATGCCGCCGGAACCTGGGGTCCTACCGCTGCCGACGCCCTCCTCGAAGTCGAGGGTCGCAAGTGGCGAAAACTCTAA
- a CDS encoding GNAT family N-acetyltransferase, with the protein MAVIELLRRVVPSMRAAGNLQWDENYPTEAVFEHDVEQRQLWVAEIDGSLAGMIAVTTGQEPEYGHAGWDVEEAGVMVHRLAVDPKFRGAGVAAALMQKAEEVAAERGIPAVRTDTSRENTAAQRLFSKLGYVQVGEIGLSFRPGLRVLCYEKRLP; encoded by the coding sequence GTGGCAGTAATTGAATTGTTGCGGCGCGTAGTGCCATCGATGCGGGCGGCGGGAAATCTGCAGTGGGATGAAAATTATCCCACTGAGGCTGTGTTTGAGCATGATGTTGAGCAGAGACAGCTTTGGGTAGCAGAGATCGATGGCTCCCTTGCGGGGATGATAGCGGTAACGACCGGCCAGGAACCGGAGTATGGGCACGCCGGCTGGGATGTCGAAGAGGCCGGAGTCATGGTGCATCGGCTGGCGGTCGATCCGAAGTTTCGTGGAGCAGGGGTGGCGGCAGCCCTGATGCAGAAAGCAGAAGAAGTCGCGGCGGAGCGTGGCATCCCGGCGGTGCGCACCGACACAAGTAGGGAGAATACAGCGGCGCAGCGGCTCTTTTCCAAACTGGGATACGTGCAGGTGGGGGAGATTGGGCTATCGTTTCGTCCCGGCCTGCGCGTCCTTTGCTATGAAAAGCGGCTGCCGTAA
- a CDS encoding M1 family metallopeptidase — translation MLTTKTLLSSALLVIASCIAPLVASAQRLPSGVHPEHYTLALTPDLKAATFAGTETIDLTLDAPSTTITLNAAEIKFLSVTAGTQTAQVSLDPDKEQATFTFPQALPAGKVTLDIRYTGILNDKLRGFYLSKTAKRNYAVTQFEPTDARRAFPSFDEPALKATFDIALTVDRGDTVISNTNIVSDTPAPDKRHTIKFATTPRMSTYLVAFLVGDFQCSKGSSDGVPIRACATPDKVKLTQYAVKSAEYILHYYDTYFGIKYPMPKLDMVALPDFEAGAMENFGCITYRETDLLIDSKTASIPEKKNVAAVVAHEMAHQWFGDMVTMQWWNNIWLNEGFATWMEHKPLAQWHPEWNILQDQAHELDATLNYDSLATTRTIRATADTPAQINEMFDGIAYGKAGAVLNMVENYVGEETFRQGVHNYLAAHLYANATAEDFWNAQTAASHQPVDKIMSSFVEQPGVPLLTFSNTSGPGAPVVQSRFFLSPNSASYTSQHWTLPVCVKTSDKPICQLLTPGETTLPISTETPQPFFYANAAAKGYFRTAYTPEQYKAIEAKAETALTPPERINFIGDRWALVPSGRSSIADYLDLVLALKQDPNSAVLETALAKVYTIKAKIATGKDLTQLNAALRREFGPIYAALGNPSKNDSFDRSQLRAVLFELLGAADDPAIIAQSRQIADRSFDKKKNLDPALTDAAIVIAASNGDAALYDKVLTASKDPSDPSLQSHALQTLARFLDPALVTRTLDYASSGQVRNQDSWRIFSILLEQRATRDQAWTYIQQHWDKVHAQFTTNSGVRVVAATGSFCTAEGRDQVSSFFSTHSVDASARTLAKSIDSINACIQFRATQEPSLHHWLESQPAQ, via the coding sequence ATGCTGACCACAAAGACCCTCCTCTCCTCGGCCCTCCTCGTCATCGCATCCTGCATCGCTCCCCTCGTGGCTTCAGCCCAGCGGCTTCCGTCCGGAGTTCATCCTGAGCACTACACCCTTGCTCTCACGCCCGACCTCAAGGCCGCCACCTTTGCGGGTACCGAGACCATCGACCTCACCCTCGACGCCCCCAGCACCACCATAACGCTCAACGCCGCCGAGATTAAGTTCCTCTCCGTCACGGCAGGCACACAGACCGCGCAGGTCTCCCTCGATCCCGACAAAGAGCAGGCCACCTTCACCTTCCCGCAGGCCCTTCCTGCGGGCAAGGTCACCCTCGACATCCGCTACACCGGAATTCTCAACGACAAGCTGCGTGGCTTCTATCTCTCGAAGACAGCGAAGCGCAACTACGCCGTGACCCAGTTCGAGCCTACCGACGCCCGTCGTGCCTTCCCCAGCTTCGATGAGCCTGCCCTCAAGGCTACCTTTGACATCGCCCTTACCGTTGACCGTGGCGATACCGTCATCTCCAACACCAACATCGTCTCCGACACTCCCGCGCCGGACAAACGGCACACCATCAAGTTCGCCACCACGCCGCGCATGTCGACCTATCTCGTGGCTTTCCTCGTAGGCGACTTTCAATGCAGCAAAGGCAGCAGCGACGGCGTTCCCATCCGGGCCTGCGCTACGCCGGACAAAGTGAAGCTTACTCAGTACGCCGTCAAATCCGCCGAGTACATCCTGCACTATTACGATACCTACTTCGGCATTAAGTACCCTATGCCCAAGCTCGATATGGTCGCACTCCCTGATTTCGAGGCTGGTGCCATGGAGAACTTCGGCTGCATCACCTACCGCGAAACCGACCTCCTCATCGACAGCAAGACCGCCAGCATCCCCGAAAAGAAGAACGTAGCTGCCGTAGTCGCTCACGAGATGGCGCACCAGTGGTTCGGTGACATGGTCACGATGCAGTGGTGGAACAACATCTGGCTCAACGAGGGTTTCGCCACCTGGATGGAGCACAAACCCCTCGCCCAATGGCATCCCGAATGGAACATTCTGCAGGACCAGGCGCACGAGCTGGACGCCACCCTCAACTACGACTCGCTGGCCACCACCCGCACCATTCGCGCTACTGCCGATACTCCGGCACAGATCAATGAGATGTTCGACGGCATCGCTTACGGCAAGGCAGGGGCAGTCCTTAACATGGTGGAGAACTACGTTGGGGAGGAGACCTTCCGCCAGGGCGTCCACAACTATCTCGCCGCCCACCTCTACGCCAATGCCACGGCAGAAGACTTCTGGAACGCCCAGACCGCTGCCAGCCACCAGCCTGTGGACAAGATCATGTCCAGCTTCGTGGAGCAGCCCGGCGTCCCTCTGCTCACCTTCTCCAATACCTCCGGTCCCGGCGCGCCTGTAGTCCAGAGCCGCTTCTTTCTCTCTCCCAACTCCGCCAGCTACACCAGCCAGCACTGGACGCTTCCAGTCTGCGTCAAGACCAGCGACAAACCCATCTGCCAACTCCTTACCCCCGGCGAAACCACTCTCCCCATTTCCACAGAGACTCCGCAGCCCTTCTTCTACGCCAATGCCGCTGCCAAGGGTTACTTCCGTACCGCCTACACGCCGGAGCAGTATAAGGCCATCGAAGCCAAAGCCGAAACCGCCCTCACCCCGCCTGAGCGTATCAACTTCATCGGCGACCGCTGGGCGCTCGTTCCTTCAGGCCGCTCTTCCATCGCCGATTATCTTGACCTCGTCCTCGCCCTCAAGCAGGACCCCAACTCCGCCGTCCTTGAAACCGCTCTCGCCAAGGTCTACACCATCAAAGCGAAGATCGCCACCGGCAAAGATCTTACTCAGCTCAACGCCGCCCTTCGTCGCGAGTTCGGTCCCATCTATGCCGCTTTAGGCAATCCGTCGAAGAACGACTCTTTCGACCGTAGCCAACTTCGCGCCGTGCTCTTTGAGCTGCTCGGAGCCGCCGACGACCCAGCCATCATCGCCCAGTCGCGCCAAATCGCCGACCGTAGCTTCGACAAAAAGAAGAACCTCGACCCGGCTCTAACCGACGCTGCTATCGTTATTGCCGCCAGCAATGGGGATGCTGCGCTCTACGATAAGGTGCTTACCGCCAGTAAGGACCCCAGCGACCCTAGCCTCCAATCCCACGCCCTTCAGACCCTCGCCCGCTTCCTCGACCCGGCCCTCGTGACCCGCACGCTCGATTACGCCTCGTCCGGTCAGGTTCGCAATCAGGATAGTTGGCGAATCTTTTCCATCCTTCTCGAGCAGCGCGCTACCCGCGACCAGGCGTGGACCTATATTCAGCAGCACTGGGACAAAGTCCATGCGCAGTTCACCACCAACTCCGGCGTTCGTGTCGTCGCCGCCACGGGCTCCTTCTGCACCGCTGAGGGTCGTGATCAGGTCAGCAGCTTTTTCAGCACCCACTCGGTCGACGCCTCGGCACGAACCCTGGCCAAGTCCATCGACAGCATCAATGCCTGCATCCAGTTTCGTGCCACCCAGGAGCCGAGTCTTCACCACTGGCTCGAATCGCAACCTGCACAATAG
- a CDS encoding alpha-galactosidase translates to MKVLRLVWISSLLMFVLMAPAVGHALENGLARTPPMGWNSWNKYACKGINEGVVRETADAMASNGMKDAGYQYVIIDDCWQTGRDAEGNIIVDKDKFPGGIKALADYIHSKGLKFGIYTDAGTMTCAKRPGSIGHEYQDARQYAAWGVDYLKEDWCNTLPGQSSESSYTLMRDALKASGRPILFSICEWGSTKPWLWAGPVGNMWRATGDIQDCWDCKKTWGGNGVVQILDLMNGIESYAGPGHWNDPDMLEVGNSGLTTTEGRAHFSMWALFSAPLLAGNDIEHMSADTKETLLNKEVIAIDQDGLGQQGRRVKKDGDLEIWSKQLADGGRAVALLNRGTTAAKISVAWTDIGYPNTLSASVRDLWAKKDVGRKTDGYSAEVPSHGVVMVKVMP, encoded by the coding sequence ATGAAAGTGTTGCGTCTGGTTTGGATTTCTTCGTTGCTGATGTTTGTGCTGATGGCCCCCGCCGTCGGGCACGCTCTGGAAAACGGGTTGGCGCGAACCCCGCCAATGGGGTGGAATAGCTGGAACAAGTATGCGTGCAAAGGCATCAATGAAGGCGTCGTTCGTGAGACCGCAGACGCGATGGCCAGCAATGGGATGAAGGATGCTGGATATCAATATGTGATCATCGACGACTGCTGGCAGACGGGTCGCGATGCCGAGGGCAACATCATCGTGGACAAGGACAAGTTTCCCGGCGGCATCAAGGCGCTGGCCGACTATATCCACTCGAAGGGCCTCAAGTTCGGGATCTATACCGATGCGGGCACGATGACCTGCGCAAAGCGGCCGGGGAGCATCGGGCATGAGTATCAGGACGCACGGCAGTACGCGGCATGGGGCGTGGATTATCTGAAAGAAGATTGGTGCAATACCCTGCCGGGCCAGAGCAGCGAGTCCTCCTATACGCTGATGCGCGATGCACTGAAGGCTTCGGGAAGGCCGATCCTGTTCAGCATCTGCGAATGGGGATCTACGAAACCGTGGCTCTGGGCCGGGCCGGTTGGAAATATGTGGCGCGCTACGGGAGACATTCAGGATTGCTGGGACTGTAAGAAGACCTGGGGCGGCAACGGCGTGGTCCAGATTCTGGATTTGATGAATGGGATCGAGAGCTATGCCGGGCCGGGACACTGGAATGATCCGGACATGCTGGAGGTAGGCAATAGCGGGCTGACGACTACAGAAGGCCGAGCGCACTTCAGCATGTGGGCCCTGTTTTCTGCTCCGCTGCTGGCGGGCAACGACATTGAACATATGTCGGCGGACACGAAGGAGACTCTGCTGAATAAAGAGGTCATCGCCATCGATCAGGACGGGCTGGGGCAGCAGGGGCGCAGGGTGAAGAAGGACGGCGATCTGGAGATCTGGTCGAAGCAGTTGGCGGATGGCGGCCGTGCCGTGGCGCTCCTGAATCGCGGAACGACGGCGGCGAAGATCTCAGTGGCGTGGACTGATATTGGGTATCCGAATACGCTGAGCGCCTCGGTCAGGGATCTTTGGGCAAAGAAGGACGTCGGAAGGAAGACTGACGGTTATTCGGCTGAGGTTCCCAGCCATGGAGTGGTCATGGTAAAAGTGATGCCGTAA
- the glk gene encoding glucokinase, with protein sequence MILAGDVGGTKVHLALYDFNDGKLHPIRDQKFPAHQFATLDSVVEQFLGTDRDTRGQIAAACFGCPGPVRGGRLKLTNLPWVLDVYELEKSLGIEHIFLINDLEANGYGILELSPDKIYTLHAANTAAVGHRGLISAGTGLGEALLIWDGKHHRPIASEGGHCDFAPRTDREVALLQYLLRTLKGHVSYERVLSGPGVTNIYAYLRDVERLQEPQWLRDRLGAEDPNAVIGQCAQDGSSSICFETMRTFSAIYGAEAGNIALKLLAMGGIYLGGGIAPKIIQTLQNGDFIQAFLDKGRLSPLLQSIPVRIILDDTCALLGAAAYAEARAADISNYSERAASIKH encoded by the coding sequence ATGATCCTAGCTGGCGACGTAGGCGGCACCAAGGTTCACCTCGCGCTGTACGATTTCAACGACGGCAAACTCCACCCGATTCGTGACCAGAAGTTCCCTGCCCACCAGTTCGCCACGCTCGACTCCGTCGTCGAGCAGTTTCTCGGCACAGATCGAGATACTCGCGGCCAGATTGCTGCTGCCTGCTTCGGCTGCCCCGGGCCTGTGCGCGGAGGCCGCCTCAAGCTCACCAACCTCCCATGGGTGCTCGATGTTTACGAACTCGAGAAGTCCCTCGGAATTGAACACATCTTTCTGATCAACGACCTCGAAGCCAACGGCTACGGCATCCTCGAGCTGAGTCCCGATAAGATTTACACCCTTCACGCAGCCAATACCGCCGCCGTCGGCCATCGCGGCCTCATCTCTGCGGGCACCGGTCTCGGCGAAGCTCTCCTTATATGGGACGGCAAGCACCATCGTCCTATCGCCTCGGAGGGCGGCCACTGCGACTTCGCTCCCCGCACTGACCGCGAAGTCGCTCTCCTCCAGTATCTTCTCCGCACCCTCAAAGGCCACGTCAGCTATGAGCGGGTGCTCTCCGGCCCCGGTGTTACAAACATCTACGCTTACCTGCGCGACGTGGAAAGGCTTCAGGAGCCGCAGTGGCTTCGCGACCGCCTCGGTGCCGAAGACCCTAACGCAGTCATCGGCCAGTGTGCCCAGGATGGATCGAGCTCTATCTGCTTCGAGACCATGCGAACCTTCAGCGCGATCTACGGAGCCGAAGCGGGCAATATCGCCCTTAAGCTGCTGGCAATGGGCGGCATCTACCTCGGAGGAGGTATCGCCCCGAAGATCATTCAGACCCTCCAGAACGGTGACTTCATCCAGGCCTTTCTCGATAAAGGCCGCCTCTCACCCCTGCTCCAGTCCATCCCGGTCCGCATCATTCTCGACGACACCTGCGCTCTCCTTGGGGCCGCCGCATACGCCGAAGCGCGTGCAGCCGACATCTCCAACTACTCCGAACGCGCCGCCTCCATCAAACACTGA
- the gnd gene encoding decarboxylating NADP(+)-dependent phosphogluconate dehydrogenase: protein MAEATCDIGLIGLAVMGQNLVLNMNDHGYKVAVFNRTVSKVDDFINNEAKGTEVVGAHSVEEMCKLLKTPRRVMMMVKAGEVVDQTIEHVLPYLEKGDIIIDGGNSLFTDSNRRTKDLAAKGILFIGTGVSGGEEGARFGPSIMPGGNKEAWPHVKEIFQAIAAKVEDGTPCCDWVGEDGAGHYVKMVHNGIEYGDMQLICEAYQLLKDGLGLTADEFAEVFNDWNKGELDSFLIEISAEIFAKKDEDGKPMVDKILDTAGQKGTGKWTAISALDLGMPVTLIGESVFARCLSALKDERVAASKVLTGPAKAKTIAEKTQFIEDVRRALYCSKMISYAQGYMLLRAAEKEMNWNLNMGGIALMWRGGCIIRSAFLGDIKAAFDKNPKLQNLLMDDFFSDALNKYGASWRKAVIHAIEIGVPMPAFSTALAFYDGYRTERLPANLLQAQRDFFGAHTYERVDKPRGEFFHTNWTGRGGRVASSTYNA from the coding sequence ATGGCAGAGGCAACTTGTGATATTGGATTGATTGGTCTGGCTGTTATGGGTCAGAACCTTGTACTCAACATGAACGACCACGGATACAAGGTCGCAGTGTTCAATCGGACGGTTTCTAAAGTCGATGACTTCATCAACAATGAGGCCAAGGGGACCGAGGTAGTTGGAGCGCACTCTGTAGAAGAGATGTGCAAACTGCTGAAGACGCCGCGCCGGGTGATGATGATGGTGAAGGCGGGCGAAGTCGTCGACCAGACAATTGAACACGTGCTCCCTTACCTGGAGAAGGGCGACATCATCATTGACGGCGGCAACTCGTTGTTCACCGACTCGAACCGGCGCACGAAGGACCTTGCCGCCAAGGGCATCTTGTTTATCGGTACTGGCGTAAGTGGCGGCGAAGAGGGTGCGCGGTTCGGCCCGTCGATCATGCCCGGCGGCAATAAGGAAGCATGGCCCCATGTGAAGGAGATCTTTCAGGCCATCGCAGCGAAGGTGGAAGACGGCACTCCCTGCTGCGACTGGGTGGGCGAGGACGGTGCAGGCCACTACGTAAAGATGGTGCATAACGGCATCGAGTATGGCGATATGCAGTTGATCTGCGAGGCCTACCAGTTGCTGAAGGACGGGCTTGGCCTGACCGCCGATGAGTTTGCCGAGGTCTTCAATGATTGGAACAAGGGCGAGTTGGACAGCTTCCTGATCGAGATTTCGGCTGAGATCTTTGCCAAAAAGGACGAAGACGGCAAGCCGATGGTCGACAAGATTCTGGATACGGCGGGGCAGAAGGGGACGGGTAAGTGGACGGCCATCTCTGCGCTCGACCTGGGCATGCCGGTGACACTGATCGGCGAGAGCGTGTTTGCACGCTGCCTGTCGGCTTTGAAGGATGAGCGCGTTGCCGCTTCGAAGGTGCTGACGGGACCGGCGAAGGCAAAGACAATCGCGGAGAAGACTCAGTTCATCGAAGATGTTAGGCGTGCGCTTTACTGCTCGAAGATGATCAGCTACGCCCAGGGCTACATGCTGCTGCGTGCTGCTGAAAAAGAGATGAACTGGAACCTGAATATGGGCGGTATCGCGCTGATGTGGCGCGGCGGTTGCATCATCCGCAGCGCCTTCCTCGGCGATATCAAAGCGGCGTTCGACAAGAATCCGAAGCTGCAGAATCTGCTGATGGATGATTTCTTCTCGGACGCGCTGAACAAGTATGGCGCTTCGTGGCGGAAGGCTGTCATTCACGCGATCGAGATTGGCGTGCCCATGCCTGCGTTCTCGACCGCGTTGGCCTTCTATGACGGCTATAGGACCGAGCGACTGCCGGCGAACCTGCTCCAGGCACAGCGTGACTTCTTCGGCGCGCATACCTACGAGCGCGTCGACAAGCCGCGAGGGGAGTTCTTCCACACCAACTGGACCGGACGCGGCGGACGGGTTGCTTCTTCTACCTACAACGCCTAG
- a CDS encoding phosphoribosyltransferase family protein has product MFRDRKHAGELLAKLLAGYRGSTDAVILALPRGGVPVAAVIARTLALPLDVFLVHKIGAPSEPELAVGAVAADGLIVLDEKAIAMMHISQTALDAIIAREREEFVRRERLYRGDQPPLALEGQIVILVDDGLATGYTMLAAVRSVRRQRPARVVVAVPVALRETLDWVGAEADEAVCVYTPSRLEAVGQFYEDFGQVSDYQVKEQLEQSRRA; this is encoded by the coding sequence ATGTTCCGCGACCGCAAACATGCGGGAGAGTTGCTGGCCAAGTTGCTGGCCGGTTATCGAGGGAGCACCGATGCAGTCATTCTGGCTCTGCCGCGTGGGGGTGTTCCGGTAGCTGCGGTCATTGCGCGGACACTTGCATTGCCGCTCGATGTATTCCTGGTACACAAGATTGGCGCTCCCAGCGAGCCCGAACTTGCCGTCGGCGCTGTAGCTGCAGATGGCCTTATCGTGCTCGACGAAAAGGCGATTGCAATGATGCATATCTCACAAACTGCGCTGGATGCGATCATCGCACGCGAACGGGAGGAATTCGTTCGGCGGGAGAGGCTTTATCGCGGCGACCAGCCACCGCTTGCGCTGGAAGGGCAGATAGTCATTCTCGTCGATGATGGACTTGCCACGGGATACACCATGCTGGCGGCGGTGCGCTCCGTTCGCCGGCAGCGCCCAGCGCGGGTGGTCGTTGCTGTCCCTGTTGCGCTGCGGGAGACTCTGGATTGGGTGGGTGCGGAGGCGGATGAGGCGGTTTGTGTCTACACTCCGTCACGGCTTGAAGCGGTGGGACAGTTTTATGAGGACTTCGGTCAGGTCAGCGATTACCAGGTGAAGGAGCAGTTGGAGCAGAGCCGGAGGGCGTGA